One Chondrinema litorale genomic window, CCTCCCGGCCCAGCTACTACTACAGAATTTTTCCAGTTTGCATCATCAAAATCTGGATTTTGCCAGCCATTAACTTCGAGGTTTGCATCATACACCTCACCTATATAAACACTATTTTTTAGAATCGGGCCAGAAATATATTTCCAAGATTCATCAGTTACAATCTCCGTTATTTCTCCATTCGCATCTTTGATAACAAGCTTGGCAATTACAGCAGGCATACCTGTAGGGAGGGCATTTCTGAGGTTTAAATTGCCCCACATTTTCATGGGTAAAGGATTATAAAAACCATTGCCAAGTATGATTCCTATATTGTTTTTGCCTTTGACTACTTTATCTATTACATCATATTCGGCATAGTAAATTCTTTCGCTAAAATCTGTCCATGCGGGATCAAGCACATTGTCTTCAATGGCTTTGCCATCTATACTCACTTTATAATAACCAGCAGCAGTAATAAACAAAGTGGCAGAAGATACCTCCGTAGAAACATCAAAACTTTTTCGAAAAATAGGGGCAGGATGATTTTGATAGAAAAGAGAATCGCTTTCTGGAAGTTTTGCATCTTGCGAAATCCATTTTGCATTCTCAAGCGGATTTGCTGTTTGGTAGTTTTCTTCTTGTGGGCTGCATGAAACTACTAGCAAAAGTAGCCCTACAACCATAATTTTATATAGCTCCAATGTGATAAATTATAAAGATTGTTGTCGAGTAATACCTTGTTTATTCTCTAAAAATAAGGGTTTAAGCGTATAATTGATACACTTAAACCCTTTATATTCAAAAGATTTCTATCTCTACAATCTTTTAAAATTTACTCTACTTTAGCGCTTTCTTTTGTAGCAGCTTCATAAATTGAATGCAACAAAGTGCCTTCTTCTTTGGTATCGTTACCAAGCTCCCAGAACATAATTCCACCTAAACCTTTTTCGATGGTATATTCTGTTTTTAATCTAACAGAAACAGTGTCATCATAAGAGACCATAATGCTGTCTGTAGCATTGTATAGATATGGTGCTTTGGCTTTTTCATCCCAGTAGCGCACATAATTGCTATCTGGCTCAAACTCTTTTCTGATGTGGTGATAAGCACTCCAACCGATATGGATACCACTACTTAACTGGTAAAGTCCATTGTTTTCTGGTGGAACTCCTTTCCAAGCACGCCCATAAAAAGCAGAACCAATTACCAACTGTTTCGGATTCGCTCCTTCCTTAATTAAGAAGTCTACAATTTTTTCGCTTGAACGCGGATTTGGATCTTTCATCCTACCAGCTTCAAACAAACTATCTAAATGATTTTGGAAAGGTGTACCTACGATATCTTCACGTTTTACATTGCCAAGTGGTGTGTGATGACCAGTGTAAATAGAGTTACCATTTACTTGGTCATAGGTCATAATATTCATGTAGTTAGCGTATTTC contains:
- a CDS encoding glycoside hydrolase family 18 protein, which gives rise to MTRLILLLLALSIFSCSHEKPVETTDAESDPQVVVMAYYVPEKDYQPEKIPVEELTHIIYSFTNVIDGEMKFRNPEVAGKKLKQLVDQKKRNPKLKVMIACGGWGADGFSDMASTPENQKKFISSVYDFVQEYKLDGLDIDWEYPAIPAANTEARDEDKQNFTQLMKGLRAVLDSTGRPQTLTFASAGWKRYYDNIEMLEVLKYANYMNIMTYDQVNGNSIYTGHHTPLGNVKREDIVGTPFQNHLDSLFEAGRMKDPNPRSSEKIVDFLIKEGANPKQLVIGSAFYGRAWKGVPPENNGLYQLSSGIHIGWSAYHHIRKEFEPDSNYVRYWDEKAKAPYLYNATDSIMVSYDDTVSVRLKTEYTIEKGLGGIMFWELGNDTKEEGTLLHSIYEAATKESAKVE